Proteins from one Vibrio pomeroyi genomic window:
- the rbsD gene encoding D-ribose pyranase, translating to MKKSTLINSELSYLVATLGHTDEITICDAGLPIPDHVTRIDLALTHGVPSFAQTVKTMLDESQIEGVVIAEEFAKVSPEHHAALIDQIKTEEARCGKPLSITYITHEEFKERTHESRAVIRTGECTPYANVIFQAGVTF from the coding sequence ATGAAAAAAAGTACTCTAATAAACTCTGAACTCTCTTACCTAGTGGCGACTCTTGGCCACACAGATGAAATCACGATTTGTGACGCAGGCTTGCCGATTCCGGATCATGTAACTCGTATTGATCTTGCTTTGACTCACGGTGTGCCGAGCTTCGCTCAAACAGTGAAGACCATGCTTGATGAATCTCAAATCGAAGGCGTTGTGATTGCAGAAGAATTTGCGAAAGTCAGCCCTGAACATCACGCAGCGCTGATTGATCAAATCAAAACGGAAGAAGCACGTTGTGGCAAACCGCTTTCGATTACTTACATCACTCATGAAGAATTCAAAGAGCGTACGCATGAAAGCCGCGCTGTGATTCGTACTGGCGAATGCACGCCTTACGCGAATGTTATTTTCCAAGCTGGCGTAACCTTTTAA
- a CDS encoding winged helix-turn-helix domain-containing protein has protein sequence MTHTINLNGLTLDIDARTITNSQGNKIMLRPHLLAVLCLLLENVGKPISREHIVDICWGGELSSPHALANVVYNLRNVFARLRTPNIQIVTINKFGYALAVEPT, from the coding sequence ACCTCAACGGCTTAACCCTTGATATCGACGCTCGAACTATCACTAACTCACAGGGGAACAAAATAATGTTGCGCCCTCACCTTTTGGCGGTGCTCTGCTTACTGCTAGAGAATGTAGGAAAACCCATTTCGAGAGAACACATCGTAGATATCTGCTGGGGCGGAGAACTCTCGTCACCTCATGCTCTGGCTAATGTGGTTTATAACCTTCGTAATGTCTTTGCGCGATTGAGAACACCAAACATCCAAATAGTTACTATCAACAAGTTTGGCTATGCGTTAGCGGTTGAGCCCACTTAA